Proteins encoded within one genomic window of Ammonifex degensii KC4:
- the aroF gene encoding 3-deoxy-7-phosphoheptulonate synthase: MIVVMRRGATPQEVRQVEERLRELGFATHPIVGVERTVIGAVGNRRDDLMEQVANLPGVERVVPVLRPYKLVAREVKEETTTIRVGDVVIGGPEVVVIAGPCAVESEVQLLTTAKAVKEAGAHLLRGGAFKPRTSPYSFQGLGLEGLKLLAQAREVTGLPVVTEVLDTRDVELVARYADVLQVGARNMQNFRLLQEVGQSGKPVLLKRGLAATVEEWLLAAEYIAATGNQQIILCERGIRTYETSLRNTLDISAVPLVKELSHLPIIVDPSHATGNQRMVLPLARAAVAAGADGLMIEVHPDPARALSDGPQSLTPAQFSRLMEELRRVALAVGRHSLPQVSLSCQAR; the protein is encoded by the coding sequence TTGATCGTAGTGATGCGGCGAGGGGCTACCCCTCAAGAAGTACGGCAGGTAGAGGAGCGCTTGCGGGAGCTGGGCTTCGCTACCCATCCCATCGTGGGAGTGGAGCGGACGGTCATCGGAGCCGTCGGCAATCGGCGGGATGACCTCATGGAGCAGGTAGCCAACCTTCCCGGGGTGGAAAGGGTGGTCCCCGTGCTGCGCCCCTACAAGCTCGTAGCGCGTGAAGTAAAGGAGGAAACGACAACCATCCGAGTAGGGGACGTAGTCATCGGTGGGCCGGAGGTGGTGGTGATCGCCGGACCCTGCGCAGTAGAAAGCGAGGTGCAGCTCCTCACTACCGCCAAGGCGGTGAAAGAGGCCGGGGCGCACCTTCTCCGGGGAGGCGCTTTCAAGCCCCGCACTTCTCCCTATTCGTTCCAGGGACTGGGGTTGGAGGGCCTAAAACTTCTGGCCCAAGCACGGGAAGTGACCGGGCTGCCGGTAGTCACCGAGGTGCTAGATACCCGGGACGTGGAGTTGGTAGCGCGTTATGCCGACGTTCTGCAGGTAGGGGCGCGGAACATGCAGAACTTCCGGTTGCTGCAGGAGGTGGGGCAGTCCGGTAAGCCGGTTTTGCTTAAGCGGGGCCTAGCGGCTACAGTGGAGGAGTGGCTCCTAGCAGCCGAATACATTGCTGCCACTGGCAACCAGCAGATAATTCTCTGCGAGCGGGGCATCCGCACCTACGAGACCAGCCTGCGGAACACGCTGGACATAAGCGCGGTTCCCCTGGTGAAGGAGCTTTCGCACCTGCCCATCATCGTCGATCCCAGCCACGCTACCGGCAACCAGCGGATGGTTCTGCCCCTCGCCCGAGCGGCGGTAGCAGCGGGAGCGGACGGCCTTATGATCGAGGTTCACCCCGATCCGGCCCGTGCCCTTTCCGACGGCCCTCAGTCCCTAACCCCAGCTCAGTTTTCCCGCCTCATGGAGGAGCTTCGCCGCGTAGCTCTGGCGGTGGGAAGGCATTCCCTTCCGCAGGTATCGCTTTCCTGCCAGGCGAGGTAA
- a CDS encoding LapA family protein produces the protein MQLVFLLALVFALLVAIFAVQNAVPVDIRFLGWRFSNVSLVLVILGAAVAGALVVFILGVGREWRRSREIRELRAQNLHLSRQLSQIKAASQEEAKEARETGGKGS, from the coding sequence ATGCAACTGGTCTTCCTTTTAGCCCTGGTTTTCGCCCTGCTGGTGGCCATCTTTGCGGTGCAGAATGCGGTGCCGGTAGACATCCGCTTCCTCGGCTGGCGTTTCTCCAACGTTTCCCTGGTGCTGGTAATCCTAGGGGCGGCGGTAGCCGGGGCTCTGGTGGTCTTCATCCTGGGGGTAGGGAGGGAGTGGCGGCGGAGCCGGGAAATAAGGGAGCTAAGGGCCCAGAATCTCCACCTCTCGCGCCAACTCTCTCAGATAAAGGCTGCCTCGCAGGAAGAAGCCAAGGAAGCGCGGGAGACCGGGGGAAAGGGGAGTTAG
- a CDS encoding carbon-nitrogen hydrolase family protein yields MASKVCAAICQLRVTADKKANLARAGELIRLARDQGAELVVLSEMFVCPYANHLFPLYAESFPAGEALSFLSSVAREERIYLVGGSLPEKEGDYLYNTSFVFDPEGKLIARYRKIHLFDVDLPHLRYRESEVFQPGKEVVVFPTPWGKVGLAICFDLRFPSLFREMVRRGAKIIAVPAAYNLITGPAHWELLVRSRALDNQAYLLGAAPARDYSAPYVAFGHSLIVSPWAEVLARAGAGEEVLTVTLDLDYLERVRRELPVLIKD; encoded by the coding sequence ATGGCGAGCAAAGTTTGCGCGGCCATCTGCCAGCTCAGAGTAACCGCCGACAAAAAGGCCAACCTGGCCCGCGCGGGGGAACTCATCCGCCTAGCCCGTGACCAGGGAGCCGAGTTGGTAGTCCTGTCGGAAATGTTCGTCTGCCCTTACGCCAACCATCTTTTCCCTCTCTACGCCGAAAGCTTCCCCGCCGGCGAAGCCCTCTCCTTCCTGAGTTCGGTCGCCCGGGAAGAAAGGATTTATCTGGTGGGGGGAAGCTTGCCCGAAAAAGAAGGAGATTACCTTTACAACACTTCTTTCGTCTTCGACCCGGAAGGAAAGCTCATAGCCCGTTACCGGAAGATTCACCTCTTCGACGTGGATCTGCCCCACCTTCGCTACCGGGAGTCGGAGGTTTTCCAGCCGGGCAAGGAGGTCGTGGTCTTCCCCACCCCTTGGGGGAAAGTGGGCTTGGCCATATGCTTCGATTTGCGCTTCCCCTCCCTCTTCCGGGAGATGGTGCGCCGGGGAGCGAAGATCATAGCCGTGCCCGCTGCCTACAACCTGATCACCGGCCCGGCCCACTGGGAGCTCCTGGTCCGCTCCCGGGCCCTGGATAACCAGGCTTACCTCCTAGGTGCCGCTCCTGCCCGCGACTACTCAGCCCCCTACGTCGCCTTCGGCCATTCCCTCATCGTGAGCCCTTGGGCGGAAGTGCTGGCCCGCGCCGGCGCCGGGGAGGAGGTGCTGACCGTCACGCTCGACCTCGACTACCTGGAGCGCGTCCGCCGGGAGCTACCCGTCCTAATAAAGGATTAG
- the ltrA gene encoding group II intron reverse transcriptase/maturase has protein sequence MRSGEPMEGSRREQRQPKIPAGSCPQEEAVNPRGTVGVPSTLPAPMEQLGGDPRYCLMEQVVERANMTKALRRVERNGGAAGVDGMEPEALRSYLKEHWPRIKEELLAGTYRPMPVRRVEIPKPGGGVRLLGIPTVLDRLIQQALLQVLTPIFDPGFSPHSYDFRPGRSAHQAVEQARRYVAQGYRHVVDLDLAQFFDRVNHDLLMARVARKVKDKRVLKLIRAYLQAGVMINGCCVRTEEGTPQGGPLSPLLANIILDDLDKELERRGHKFVRYADDSNVYVRSCRAGQRVFESLKRFLEQRLKLRINEEKSAVDYAWRRGILGFSFTWEKEPRIRLAPQTVKRFKQRIRWLTKRSRSVNMAERLARLNEYLKGWMGYFRLIETPSTLQALDEWIRRRLRMCLLKQWKRPRTRRRNLVALGIPEDWARHISGSRKGCWRLANTPQVNKALGLAYWRSQGLVSLVDRYRELRSAS, from the coding sequence ATGAGGAGCGGGGAGCCCATGGAAGGTTCGCGGAGGGAGCAACGACAGCCGAAAATCCCGGCAGGGAGCTGCCCACAGGAGGAAGCGGTGAATCCGCGGGGAACTGTGGGAGTGCCGAGCACCCTCCCGGCACCGATGGAGCAACTCGGCGGAGACCCACGGTACTGCCTGATGGAACAGGTAGTCGAGCGGGCCAACATGACGAAGGCCCTGCGCCGAGTGGAGCGGAACGGAGGCGCAGCCGGAGTGGATGGGATGGAGCCAGAAGCCCTACGCTCCTACCTGAAAGAACACTGGCCGCGCATCAAGGAAGAACTGCTCGCGGGGACCTACCGGCCCATGCCGGTGCGCCGGGTCGAAATCCCGAAACCCGGTGGCGGCGTGCGGCTGTTGGGCATCCCCACGGTGCTGGACCGCCTGATCCAGCAGGCCCTGCTTCAGGTACTGACACCCATCTTTGACCCCGGGTTTTCCCCACACAGCTACGACTTCCGCCCGGGGCGCAGCGCCCACCAGGCGGTGGAGCAAGCCCGCAGGTACGTGGCCCAGGGCTACCGGCACGTGGTGGACCTCGACCTGGCACAATTCTTCGACCGCGTCAACCATGACCTCCTGATGGCCAGGGTGGCGCGGAAGGTGAAGGACAAGCGGGTACTCAAGTTAATACGGGCCTACCTTCAGGCCGGAGTCATGATTAATGGCTGCTGCGTACGCACGGAGGAGGGCACCCCGCAGGGAGGGCCGCTGAGCCCGCTTCTGGCCAATATCATTCTGGACGACCTGGACAAAGAACTGGAGCGGCGCGGCCACAAGTTCGTAAGGTACGCCGATGACAGCAACGTTTACGTAAGAAGCTGCCGCGCCGGCCAGCGGGTGTTCGAGAGCCTGAAGCGCTTCCTGGAGCAACGGCTCAAGCTACGGATAAACGAGGAAAAGAGCGCCGTGGACTACGCCTGGCGGCGCGGAATCCTCGGCTTTTCCTTCACCTGGGAAAAGGAGCCGCGCATCCGGCTGGCACCCCAGACGGTGAAGCGGTTCAAGCAGCGCATCCGCTGGCTCACCAAGCGCAGCCGCAGTGTGAATATGGCCGAGCGTCTGGCGCGCCTCAACGAATACCTCAAGGGATGGATGGGCTACTTTCGGCTGATAGAGACCCCCAGCACACTGCAGGCCCTGGACGAGTGGATACGGCGGCGACTGCGCATGTGTCTGTTGAAGCAATGGAAGCGGCCCCGCACCAGACGACGCAACCTGGTGGCCCTGGGCATTCCTGAGGACTGGGCGCGCCACATTAGCGGTTCGCGCAAAGGCTGCTGGCGGCTGGCGAACACGCCCCAGGTGAACAAAGCCCTTGGCCTTGCCTACTGGCGCAGCCAAGGGCTGGTTAGCTTGGTCGACCGGTACCGTGAACTTCGTAGTGCCTCATGA
- a CDS encoding class I SAM-dependent methyltransferase has protein sequence MRLIGELAEPEFWLNLWEKTRRESPLSRRRKRSEEELIALWDQRAPSFARHVMGERGRKRQQEVLDVLRQEGALRPGMRVLDIGAGPGTFALVLAREGMEVTALEPSREMLRFLEEQARQENLPITCVRSTWQEVDLDREGWRERFDLVLASMTPGVNDPATFLKFMEASRECCLYCAFAGPRWDRAHEELWRYFFQEDIGGSPSDIIFPFLYLYTSGYRPILRFSTEIREEAIPVEQVIEELERFFWQYLDITPEVKETIERYVRERSFGETYRWKRCFCRGIMFWRVKEVYFPPQIE, from the coding sequence TTGCGGTTGATAGGGGAGCTGGCCGAGCCGGAGTTCTGGCTTAACCTTTGGGAGAAGACGCGTAGGGAAAGCCCGCTTAGCCGGCGGCGGAAGCGGAGCGAAGAAGAGCTAATAGCTTTATGGGATCAGAGGGCTCCTTCTTTTGCCCGCCACGTGATGGGGGAAAGAGGGAGAAAAAGACAGCAGGAGGTTTTAGATGTACTCCGCCAGGAGGGAGCTCTGCGGCCGGGCATGCGGGTCCTGGACATAGGCGCCGGACCCGGGACGTTTGCCCTAGTGCTGGCGCGGGAGGGAATGGAGGTCACCGCCCTCGAACCCTCCAGAGAGATGTTGAGGTTCCTGGAGGAGCAGGCCCGACAGGAGAATTTGCCTATAACCTGCGTCAGGAGCACCTGGCAGGAAGTGGACCTTGACCGGGAGGGCTGGCGGGAGCGCTTCGACCTGGTCTTAGCTTCCATGACGCCAGGGGTGAACGACCCGGCCACTTTTTTAAAATTCATGGAGGCTTCGCGCGAGTGCTGCCTTTACTGCGCCTTTGCCGGTCCCCGGTGGGATCGAGCGCATGAGGAGCTATGGCGGTACTTCTTTCAGGAGGATATTGGCGGGAGCCCCTCCGATATCATCTTTCCTTTTCTTTACCTCTACACATCTGGCTACCGTCCCATCTTGCGCTTCAGCACCGAGATTCGGGAAGAAGCAATCCCGGTGGAACAGGTGATTGAGGAGTTGGAACGTTTCTTCTGGCAGTACTTGGATATAACGCCGGAGGTAAAGGAGACCATCGAACGATACGTGCGGGAGCGCTCTTTCGGGGAGACCTACCGCTGGAAACGCTGCTTCTGCAGAGGAATAATGTTTTGGCGGGTAAAAGAAGTATACTTCCCGCCGCAAATCGAGTAG
- a CDS encoding transposase has protein sequence MKFKTRKPADMITVPGRIYPDETAKERLISFMRRFQAAKRTAYQALRRGKEPEEIVKDLYRKFFPNARWCQWALEDAKATIESQKEQVKMHVSDLEAKIEKSEEKLKRTKNELHRQGILARVARLRAKLEYWKGFLERDEVPPAVFGGKKNLLLLQEGKLSKEEWRELRSNAFYSVGQANQKGLESQYGNANTEIVYDEATDSFRLNVYVPPEPGDESGRPRRDEDWVSVPLEIPACYRDLLLRCLAGGGPYSVRVVRKAGRFDCLVSFSLQDEAEVDRTSLMAGMDLNPDVVAVTVVLPDGNFKVSRCFWCHDLVHASREKREWIAGNLAKEVANWLESLGVKQAALEELSFAQDHDTDRAFNRITHNFCKKLLFNRIVVALRKRGIAVFIVPAHFTSLIGFFKYSETYGLNTHQAAALVVARRALGFKEKVPKALVQKLLGRSPMEGWTHWKLWGRLFGVLRAARKKVSRYFNTRAFTPSAWLEHIFARAG, from the coding sequence TTGAAGTTCAAGACCAGGAAGCCCGCCGACATGATAACCGTGCCCGGCCGGATATACCCGGATGAGACGGCAAAGGAAAGGCTCATCTCCTTCATGCGCCGGTTCCAGGCGGCAAAGCGCACCGCCTACCAGGCGCTGAGACGGGGAAAGGAACCGGAAGAAATCGTCAAGGACCTCTACCGGAAGTTCTTCCCCAACGCCCGCTGGTGCCAGTGGGCGCTGGAAGACGCAAAGGCCACCATCGAAAGTCAAAAGGAACAGGTCAAGATGCACGTCTCGGACCTGGAGGCCAAGATAGAGAAGTCCGAGGAGAAGCTCAAGCGCACCAAAAACGAACTTCACCGCCAGGGGATACTGGCCCGCGTCGCGAGGCTGCGCGCGAAGCTGGAGTACTGGAAGGGTTTCCTGGAACGGGACGAAGTCCCTCCCGCCGTCTTCGGCGGGAAGAAAAACCTGCTGCTCCTCCAGGAAGGGAAGCTCTCCAAGGAGGAGTGGCGGGAGCTGAGGTCCAACGCCTTCTACTCCGTGGGCCAGGCCAACCAAAAGGGGCTGGAGAGCCAGTACGGCAACGCCAACACGGAAATCGTGTACGACGAGGCAACAGACTCCTTCCGGCTCAACGTGTACGTACCGCCGGAGCCAGGGGACGAGAGCGGCAGGCCGAGGCGGGACGAAGACTGGGTCTCCGTGCCCCTGGAGATTCCTGCCTGCTACCGGGACCTTCTCCTCCGTTGCCTGGCCGGGGGCGGGCCGTACTCGGTGCGGGTAGTGCGGAAGGCGGGCAGGTTCGACTGTCTCGTTTCCTTTTCCCTGCAGGACGAAGCGGAAGTGGACAGGACCTCCCTCATGGCCGGGATGGACTTGAACCCCGACGTGGTGGCGGTGACCGTCGTCCTGCCGGACGGGAACTTCAAGGTCTCCCGCTGTTTCTGGTGCCACGACCTGGTCCACGCTTCGCGCGAGAAGCGGGAGTGGATCGCGGGCAACCTGGCCAAAGAGGTGGCCAACTGGCTGGAGTCCCTGGGCGTGAAGCAGGCTGCCTTAGAGGAGCTTTCCTTTGCCCAGGACCACGACACCGACAGGGCGTTCAACCGGATCACGCACAACTTCTGCAAGAAGCTCCTCTTCAACCGCATCGTCGTGGCTTTAAGGAAGCGCGGCATCGCGGTGTTCATCGTGCCCGCCCACTTCACTTCGCTCATAGGCTTCTTCAAGTACTCTGAGACTTACGGGCTTAACACCCACCAGGCGGCGGCTCTAGTCGTGGCGCGCCGGGCGCTGGGCTTTAAAGAAAAAGTGCCGAAGGCCCTCGTCCAGAAGCTTCTCGGGCGTTCGCCGATGGAAGGATGGACGCACTGGAAGCTCTGGGGCAGGCTCTTTGGCGTGCTCAGGGCAGCCCGGAAGAAGGTCTCCCGCTACTTCAACACCAGAGCCTTCACTCCTTCCGCCTGGCTGGAGCACATCTTCGCCAGGGCGGGCTAA